One window of Chloroflexus aggregans DSM 9485 genomic DNA carries:
- a CDS encoding ABC transporter permease has product MNTWRQRIRPEQIRELSLIGLIVIALLIFGWQIENFLSARTFNRITSSVAIVGMVAIGQTLVVLTRNIDLSVGSIVGFTAYFVGSQLAANPGIPPVMAVALAVLTGGVLGLVNGLIVAYGRVPAIITTLGTLAIYRMLLINYANARTITVDSLPSWVVELSRQTLFTIGDFAVRPLFAITIAAVIVFQFVLAYTVFGRRLYAIGSNPEAARFAGLPAQRTVLAAFVLCGMLAGMAGFLFLARFGNITAVAGQGIELESVAAVVVGGVNTFGGAGTVFGALLGAFLIDLLGQGLLRWLGISEFWRDALLGLLILLAVASDSVILGWLRRIWAAPAMRAEVSNEG; this is encoded by the coding sequence ATGAATACTTGGCGGCAGCGGATTCGCCCGGAGCAGATCCGTGAGTTGAGTTTGATCGGACTGATTGTCATTGCGCTGCTGATCTTTGGGTGGCAGATTGAAAACTTTTTGTCGGCCCGCACCTTTAATCGGATTACTTCCAGTGTTGCCATTGTCGGTATGGTGGCAATTGGGCAGACGCTGGTCGTGTTGACGCGCAACATTGATCTGTCGGTGGGATCGATCGTGGGCTTTACTGCCTATTTTGTCGGGTCGCAGTTGGCTGCAAATCCCGGTATACCACCGGTGATGGCGGTAGCTTTAGCAGTGCTGACCGGTGGTGTGTTAGGGTTGGTGAATGGTCTGATCGTCGCTTATGGCCGGGTACCGGCGATTATCACAACGCTCGGGACGCTCGCTATCTATCGTATGCTGCTCATCAACTATGCCAATGCGCGCACGATTACGGTCGATTCGTTGCCGTCGTGGGTGGTTGAGCTGAGCCGGCAGACACTCTTTACGATAGGTGATTTCGCGGTGCGGCCGTTGTTTGCGATCACCATTGCTGCCGTGATCGTGTTTCAGTTTGTTCTGGCCTATACCGTGTTTGGCCGGCGCTTGTACGCGATTGGCTCTAATCCCGAAGCGGCTCGTTTTGCCGGCTTGCCGGCCCAGCGCACGGTGTTGGCCGCGTTTGTCCTTTGCGGAATGCTGGCCGGTATGGCAGGTTTTCTCTTCCTAGCGCGTTTTGGCAATATTACGGCGGTGGCCGGGCAAGGGATCGAGCTAGAGTCGGTTGCTGCCGTGGTTGTGGGTGGAGTGAATACGTTTGGTGGGGCGGGGACGGTGTTTGGGGCATTGTTAGGTGCGTTCTTAATCGATTTGCTGGGTCAAGGACTATTGCGTTGGTTAGGGATCAGTGAGTTTTGGCGCGATGCGCTGCTCGGATTGCTGATCCTGCTGGCAGTGGCTTCCGACTCGGTCATCTTGGGCTGGTTGCGCCGGATTTGGGCCGCACCGGCAATGCGCGCGGAGGTGAGTAATGAAGGCTAA
- a CDS encoding sugar ABC transporter ATP-binding protein, with protein MQTTPVLEMRDISRRFGNTQALAGVSLRLYPGEVHALLGENGAGKSTLIKIMTGVYQPDSGQILLDGRPVRIGSTLEAQRLGIAAIYQEPLMYPDLNVAENIFIAHAGRGPLVDWGKLYREAEAILAQLDVHLDVRQPARGLSVAAQQTVEIAKALSLQVRVLIMDEPTAALSAHEVEQLFTIVRRLRDQGVAILFISHRLEEVFTIADRITIFRDGRLISSAPRTDVTVAQAIRDMAGRSVEQLFPRRHTVRDEVLVQVRDLGRQGVFQGISFDVRAGEVLGFAGLVGARRTDVGLALFGIAPADQGTVTIAGQPVRITNPRQAMRYGIAYVSEDRRGLGLSLPMSIAANITLPTLGRYLNPLGLLRRQAELATAEEFRRRLAIRAPSVEVEVGKLSGGNQQKVMLSKWLNTRPRLLILDEPTRGIDVGAKAEVHQMIDDLAAEGIAIILISSDLPEVLAMSDRVLVMREGRQMGIFSRHEATQERVLAVAMGQEAHNATGAMS; from the coding sequence ATGCAAACGACTCCCGTGCTGGAGATGCGCGATATTTCGCGACGGTTTGGTAACACGCAGGCATTGGCCGGTGTTAGTTTACGGTTGTATCCAGGCGAGGTGCATGCACTGTTGGGAGAAAATGGCGCCGGCAAATCGACCTTAATCAAAATTATGACCGGCGTTTATCAACCAGACAGTGGTCAGATTCTGCTTGACGGTCGTCCGGTACGAATCGGGAGTACGCTCGAAGCGCAGCGATTGGGGATCGCGGCGATCTATCAAGAGCCGTTGATGTACCCAGATCTAAATGTAGCCGAGAATATCTTTATTGCGCACGCCGGGCGTGGGCCGCTCGTGGATTGGGGCAAGCTGTATCGTGAGGCAGAAGCAATTCTCGCCCAACTCGATGTACATCTCGATGTACGTCAGCCGGCGCGTGGGCTGAGTGTTGCTGCCCAACAAACGGTTGAGATCGCGAAAGCGCTATCGTTACAGGTGCGTGTCTTGATCATGGATGAGCCGACCGCGGCTCTTTCGGCGCATGAGGTTGAGCAATTGTTTACGATTGTACGCCGGTTGCGCGATCAAGGTGTTGCCATTCTCTTCATTTCCCACCGCTTAGAAGAAGTTTTCACCATCGCCGACCGAATTACGATCTTTCGTGATGGACGACTGATTTCGTCCGCACCGCGTACTGACGTGACCGTAGCGCAGGCTATCCGCGATATGGCCGGGAGGAGTGTTGAGCAGCTCTTTCCCCGTCGTCATACCGTGCGCGATGAAGTGTTGGTACAAGTGCGCGATTTGGGTCGTCAAGGCGTCTTTCAAGGTATCTCGTTTGATGTGCGGGCCGGTGAAGTACTCGGATTTGCCGGTTTGGTCGGTGCGCGTCGGACCGATGTTGGTTTGGCGCTATTCGGTATTGCTCCGGCCGATCAGGGTACGGTAACGATTGCCGGCCAGCCGGTACGTATCACGAATCCGCGGCAAGCGATGCGTTACGGTATTGCCTATGTAAGCGAGGATCGGCGCGGTTTGGGCTTATCGCTCCCTATGTCGATTGCGGCTAATATCACCCTACCCACGCTCGGTCGGTATCTAAACCCGTTGGGCTTGCTGCGCCGTCAGGCTGAATTGGCTACTGCCGAAGAGTTTCGTCGGCGCCTGGCGATCCGAGCACCGTCGGTTGAGGTAGAGGTGGGTAAGCTGTCGGGGGGTAATCAGCAGAAGGTCATGCTGAGCAAGTGGCTCAATACCCGTCCACGTTTGCTTATTCTCGACGAGCCGACACGCGGGATTGATGTTGGTGCGAAGGCTGAAGTTCACCAAATGATCGATGATTTGGCCGCTGAAGGAATTGCGATCATTCTCATCTCTTCCGATCTGCCGGAAGTGTTGGCAATGAGTGATCGAGTGTTGGTGATGCGAGAAGGTCGCCAGATGGGTATCTTTTCGCGCCACGAGGCAACGCAAGAACGGGTGTTGGCGGTAGCAATGGGTCAAGAAGCGCACAATGCGACAGGAGCGATGTCATGA
- a CDS encoding ABC transporter permease, which translates to MKAKLRRLLSWEGLLLAILVLVAAVNANLAPVYMSLNNQINLFQLSIEKIIVALVMTFIIINGEIDLSVASVMGLAACVVAVLFDRGVPMEIAIVVALLVGLLCGAFNGFWVAYVGLPSLAVTLAGMIGFRGVARILIEDRSIGDFPAWFTALGQQPLIGPFPFSLILFALLFTLALIVLQYSGVGRLLYVVGHNAAVARYSGIDVPRLKLGLFIASGFVAALAGVLLAARLGAVRGNTADGFEIDIITMVLLGGVSIFGGTGNLAGVGLSILVILNLRNGMSLLNVTGNVQTGVVGMLLILSVLLPNLAQMARERWQQRAVQRKEVQAGVETSVSS; encoded by the coding sequence ATGAAGGCTAAGTTGCGTCGCCTGCTGAGCTGGGAAGGGTTGCTGCTGGCGATTTTGGTGTTGGTAGCAGCAGTGAATGCTAACCTCGCTCCGGTATATATGAGCTTGAATAACCAGATCAACCTCTTTCAGTTGTCGATCGAAAAGATTATTGTCGCGCTGGTGATGACGTTCATCATCATCAACGGAGAGATCGATCTGTCGGTGGCCTCGGTCATGGGACTGGCCGCATGCGTGGTTGCGGTTCTGTTCGATCGTGGCGTACCGATGGAGATAGCGATTGTGGTGGCACTCTTGGTCGGTTTGCTTTGTGGTGCGTTCAATGGCTTTTGGGTCGCTTATGTTGGCTTGCCGTCATTGGCGGTTACGCTGGCCGGGATGATCGGTTTTCGTGGTGTGGCCCGTATTCTCATTGAAGATCGTTCGATTGGTGACTTCCCGGCGTGGTTTACCGCACTTGGTCAGCAGCCGTTGATTGGCCCGTTTCCCTTTAGCCTGATCCTCTTTGCGCTGCTGTTTACGCTGGCGTTGATCGTGCTGCAATACTCTGGCGTAGGCCGCTTGCTCTACGTAGTCGGCCACAATGCCGCCGTAGCTCGCTATTCCGGCATCGATGTTCCCCGCCTCAAACTTGGCCTATTTATCGCTTCCGGCTTTGTCGCTGCCCTTGCCGGCGTCTTGCTTGCCGCCCGTCTTGGTGCGGTGCGCGGCAATACCGCCGATGGCTTCGAGATCGACATCATCACAATGGTGTTGCTCGGCGGGGTGAGCATCTTTGGCGGCACCGGCAATCTGGCCGGCGTTGGTCTGTCTATTCTCGTCATCCTCAACTTGCGCAACGGAATGTCGTTGCTCAATGTGACCGGCAACGTGCAGACCGGCGTGGTTGGGATGTTGTTGATCCTGTCGGTGTTGTTGCCCAATCTAGCGCAGATGGCGCGTGAACGCTGGCAGCAGCGCGCCGTGCAACGAAAGGAGGTACAGGCTGGGGTCGAGACCAGTGTTTCATCGTAG
- a CDS encoding L-rhamnose mutarotase yields the protein MKRVGFTLKVKPELIEEYKAHHANVWPEMLDALRRHGWHNYTLFMRDDGLLFGYVEVPESFEQALAGMATEEVNARWQAMMTPYFENLSGAYADQSMVQLEEVFHLD from the coding sequence ATGAAACGAGTTGGTTTTACCCTCAAAGTCAAACCCGAACTGATCGAAGAGTATAAAGCGCATCACGCCAATGTCTGGCCAGAAATGCTAGACGCGCTGCGCCGGCATGGTTGGCATAACTATACGCTCTTTATGCGCGACGATGGCTTATTATTTGGTTATGTTGAAGTACCTGAGAGTTTTGAGCAAGCATTGGCCGGGATGGCAACCGAAGAAGTAAATGCACGTTGGCAGGCGATGATGACGCCGTATTTCGAGAATCTGAGCGGTGCGTATGCCGATCAGAGTATGGTGCAGCTTGAAGAGGTGTTTCATCTCGATTGA
- a CDS encoding L-rhamnose isomerase produces MTFSAPQPAQIEAAYAIARERYAALGVDTEAAMTTLATVSLSLHCWQGDDVSGFENPGGPLEGGIAATGNYPGKARNGDELRSDLDLVYRLLPGRHRLNLHAIYAETGGVKVSRDELRPEHFATWLDWAKANNHGIDFNPTCFSHPLAADGMTLAHPDPAIRRFWIDHCIACRRIGAHFGRELGTPCITNIWIPDGTKDTPVDRLGPRQRLRESLDAILAEPLDPAHNRDAVEAKLFGIGSESYVVGSHEFYLGYAVSHPGVLICLDSGHFHPTEVISDKISSVLLFVDELLLHVSRGVRWDSDHVITLADETQAIMQEVVRGGFLTRTHIGLDFFDASINRVAAWTIGARNALRALLIALLEPTDRLRKLELNGDTTARLALLEELKGMPWQAVWDVYCYRNDVPVGISFLNEIRRYEAEVLSARG; encoded by the coding sequence ATGACCTTTTCTGCTCCGCAGCCAGCGCAGATCGAAGCTGCATATGCCATTGCCCGTGAACGCTACGCTGCGCTGGGCGTTGATACCGAAGCCGCAATGACAACGTTAGCGACGGTCAGCCTCAGCTTACACTGCTGGCAGGGCGATGATGTGAGTGGGTTTGAGAACCCCGGCGGCCCGCTCGAAGGTGGGATCGCCGCGACCGGTAACTATCCGGGGAAGGCACGGAACGGTGATGAACTCCGCAGCGATCTTGACCTTGTGTATCGTCTGTTACCGGGGCGTCATCGCCTCAACCTCCATGCAATCTACGCTGAAACCGGCGGCGTGAAGGTCAGCCGTGACGAGCTGCGCCCTGAGCATTTTGCCACGTGGCTCGATTGGGCGAAGGCGAATAATCACGGTATCGACTTTAACCCAACCTGCTTTTCGCACCCACTGGCTGCCGACGGGATGACGTTGGCGCATCCCGATCCCGCTATTCGCCGGTTCTGGATCGACCATTGCATCGCATGCCGGCGGATCGGCGCCCATTTTGGCCGTGAACTTGGCACGCCTTGCATTACCAACATCTGGATTCCTGATGGTACGAAGGATACTCCGGTTGACCGGTTGGGGCCACGTCAGCGTCTCCGTGAGTCGCTCGATGCGATATTGGCCGAGCCGCTCGACCCGGCGCACAACCGTGATGCGGTAGAGGCAAAGCTTTTCGGTATCGGCTCAGAGAGCTACGTGGTCGGTTCACACGAGTTTTACCTTGGTTATGCGGTAAGTCATCCCGGCGTTCTGATCTGTCTCGACAGTGGTCATTTCCATCCGACCGAGGTTATCTCGGATAAAATCTCGTCGGTCTTGCTCTTCGTTGACGAACTTTTACTTCACGTGAGCCGCGGTGTGCGGTGGGATAGTGATCACGTTATTACGCTCGCGGACGAAACCCAAGCGATTATGCAAGAGGTCGTGCGTGGCGGTTTTCTGACGCGCACCCATATCGGTCTCGATTTCTTTGACGCCAGTATCAATCGAGTTGCAGCGTGGACGATTGGGGCACGGAACGCGCTGCGTGCCTTACTGATAGCGTTGCTCGAACCAACCGATCGTCTCCGGAAGCTTGAGTTAAACGGTGACACTACCGCTCGCTTAGCATTGCTCGAAGAGTTGAAAGGTATGCCATGGCAAGCGGTGTGGGATGTCTATTGCTATCGCAACGACGTGCCGGTTGGGATCAGCTTTCTCAACGAGATTCGGCGCTATGAAGCCGAGGTTCTGTCGGCGCGGGGGTGA
- a CDS encoding rhamnose ABC transporter substrate-binding protein: MQATKRYLFVAMTLMIALLLAACTPQAQTPAPTAAPAPTTAPAPTSAPAPTTAPTGGIVSATPGLDINMILLPKFLGIAVFDQAYEGAKEAHAELGNKGNLIFTGPTAENSVAGQIETLTNAATQGVKAVMLSNNAGDQIAAAAQAAQAAGVKVVTWDSPIPSAQGESVFVAQVDFNETGRVMADMALSILGPQGGEFAILSASPDAANQNAWIAAMKQVLTEPKYANLKLVDTVYGNDQSEESYNQALALVDKYPNLKLIMAPTTVGIAAAAKAMTDEGLCDKVKVSGLGLPSEMVSYTLSGCAPQFALWSFKDLGYLTYYLAYGLATGQLQGVEGERFNAGRMGTYTIEKDPTRPNGLRVLMGPFTVYTAENILQEVEAPSGTVRDPITLRAGQRADMILLPKFLGIAVFDQAYEGAKEAHAELGNKGNLIFTGPTAENSVAGQIETLTNAATQGVKAVMLSNNAGDQIAAAAQAAQAAGVKVVTWDSPIPSAQGESVFVAQVDFNETGRVMADMALSILGPQGGEFAILSASPDAANQNAWIAAMKQVLTEPKYANLKLVDTVYGNDQSEESYNQALALVDKYPNLKLIMAPTTVGIAAAAKAMTDEGLCDKVKVSGLGLPSEMASYTLSGCAPQFALWSFKDLGYLTYYLAYGLATGQLQGVEGERFNAGRMGTYTIEKDPTRPNGLRVLMGPFTVYTAENVNK; the protein is encoded by the coding sequence ATGCAGGCGACCAAACGATACCTGTTCGTAGCTATGACGCTGATGATTGCCTTGTTGTTGGCGGCATGTACGCCACAGGCTCAGACTCCTGCACCGACGGCAGCACCGGCGCCGACGACAGCTCCCGCGCCGACCAGCGCTCCCGCGCCGACGACTGCCCCGACCGGTGGTATAGTCTCGGCGACCCCCGGTCTTGACATCAACATGATCCTGTTGCCTAAGTTCCTTGGCATCGCCGTCTTTGATCAGGCCTACGAAGGCGCGAAAGAGGCGCATGCCGAATTGGGCAACAAAGGCAATCTGATCTTCACCGGTCCGACGGCCGAGAACTCGGTGGCGGGGCAGATCGAGACGTTGACCAACGCGGCGACACAGGGAGTGAAGGCGGTGATGCTCTCGAACAACGCCGGCGACCAGATTGCGGCAGCGGCGCAAGCGGCGCAGGCGGCGGGGGTGAAGGTGGTGACGTGGGATTCACCCATTCCGTCGGCGCAAGGCGAGAGCGTGTTCGTGGCGCAGGTTGATTTCAACGAGACGGGGCGGGTGATGGCGGATATGGCGCTGTCGATCCTTGGCCCGCAGGGTGGTGAATTCGCGATCTTGTCGGCCTCGCCCGACGCGGCGAACCAGAATGCGTGGATTGCGGCGATGAAGCAGGTGCTGACCGAGCCGAAGTACGCCAATCTGAAGCTGGTGGATACGGTGTACGGCAACGACCAGTCGGAAGAGAGCTACAATCAGGCGCTGGCGTTGGTCGACAAATACCCGAACTTGAAGTTGATAATGGCGCCGACGACGGTGGGGATTGCGGCGGCGGCCAAGGCGATGACCGACGAGGGCTTGTGCGACAAGGTGAAGGTGTCGGGCTTGGGCTTGCCGTCGGAGATGGTGAGCTACACGCTGAGCGGGTGTGCGCCGCAGTTCGCCTTGTGGAGCTTCAAAGACCTCGGTTACTTGACTTACTATCTCGCTTACGGTCTGGCCACCGGCCAACTGCAAGGCGTTGAAGGCGAGCGGTTCAATGCCGGGCGAATGGGGACGTACACCATTGAAAAAGACCCAACCCGGCCCAACGGCTTGCGCGTGCTGATGGGGCCGTTCACCGTCTACACCGCTGAAAATATTCTGCAAGAGGTCGAAGCGCCGAGCGGCACGGTGCGCGATCCAATCACGCTGCGAGCCGGCCAGCGCGCCGATATGATCCTGTTGCCCAAGTTCCTTGGCATCGCCGTCTTTGATCAGGCCTACGAAGGCGCGAAAGAGGCGCATGCCGAATTGGGCAACAAAGGCAATCTGATCTTCACCGGTCCGACGGCCGAGAATTCGGTGGCGGGGCAGATCGAGACGTTGACCAACGCGGCGACACAGGGAGTGAAGGCGGTGATGCTCTCGAACAACGCCGGCGACCAGATTGCGGCAGCGGCGCAAGCGGCGCAGGCGGCGGGGGTGAAGGTGGTGACGTGGGATTCACCCATTCCGTCGGCGCAAGGCGAGAGCGTGTTCGTGGCGCAGGTTGATTTCAACGAGACGGGGCGGGTGATGGCGGATATGGCGCTGTCGATCCTTGGCCCGCAGGGTGGTGAATTCGCGATCTTGTCGGCCTCGCCCGACGCGGCGAACCAGAATGCGTGGATTGCGGCGATGAAGCAGGTGCTGACCGAGCCGAAGTACGCCAATCTGAAGCTGGTGGATACGGTGTACGGCAACGACCAGTCGGAAGAGAGCTACAATCAGGCGCTGGCGTTGGTCGACAAATACCCGAACTTGAAGTTGATAATGGCGCCGACGACGGTGGGGATTGCGGCGGCGGCCAAGGCGATGACCGACGAGGGCTTGTGCGACAAGGTGAAGGTGTCGGGCTTGGGCTTGCCGTCGGAGATGGCGAGCTACACGCTGAGCGGGTGTGCGCCGCAGTTCGCCTTGTGGAGCTTCAAAGACCTCGGTTACTTGACTTACTATCTCGCTTACGGTCTGGCCACCGGCCAACTGCAAGGCGTTGAAGGCGAGCGGTTCAATGCCGGGCGAATGGGGACGTACACCATTGAAAAAGACCCAACCCGGCCCAACGGCTTGCGCGTGCTGATGGGGCCGTTCACCGTCTACACGGCGGAAAATGTGAACAAATAG
- a CDS encoding bifunctional rhamnulose-1-phosphate aldolase/short-chain dehydrogenase: MNTDITRFRHVSYGWDTAYAATLDPVARLVYRSNLLGSDQRITNTGGGNTSAKILERDPLTGAPVEVLWVKGSGGDLRTSTRANFASLELNKLRELRAIYLRDPNRGPKTAIEDAMVDLYPHCTFNLNPRASSIDTPLHAFIPYRHVDHMHPNAVIAIAASRNGERLTREIYGDEVIWTPWQRPGFDLGMKLERICREHPQAKGVILGGHGLINWADDDQECYERTLTLIERAARYIEERDRGDATFGGPKYTALPLEARRATLAAILPWLRGQISRQRRFIATIQDDERTLRFVNSVDAPRLAELGTSCPDHFLRTKIKPLYIDWNPQAESLADLRRKLADGLEGYRADYTRYYETHRRPDSPPMRDPNPTVILIPGLGMIAWGKDKSESRVTAEFYTAAIEVMRGAEAIDEYVALPLQEAFDIEYWQLEEAKLRRMPPEKELARQVIAVVGGGSGIGREVALRLANEGAHIVCVDKDGAAAQATAQAIIDRHGMGIGVAGSDISACGPAIGLVADITDRASVRAMLQQATLAYGGLDAVAVTAGIFVSPDAEGRIRDEQWALTFAINVTGHYLVADEAAKIWREQGLPASLVLTTSVNAVVAKKGSLAYDTSKAAANHLIRELAIELAPLVRVNGVAPATVVQGSGMFPRERVISSLIKYGIPFSTDEPTEALTEKLARFYAERSLLKRPITPVDQAEAFFLFLSQRLSQTTGQIITVDGGLHEAFLR, from the coding sequence ATGAATACCGATATTACTCGCTTTCGACATGTCTCCTATGGCTGGGATACCGCGTATGCTGCGACGCTCGATCCGGTGGCCCGGCTGGTCTACCGCTCGAACTTGTTAGGGAGTGATCAGCGGATTACCAATACCGGTGGCGGCAATACATCGGCCAAAATCCTCGAACGCGATCCACTGACCGGTGCGCCGGTCGAGGTGTTGTGGGTGAAGGGGTCGGGCGGCGATCTGCGCACCAGCACCCGCGCCAATTTCGCCTCGCTCGAGTTGAACAAGCTGCGTGAATTGCGCGCGATCTATCTGCGCGATCCTAACCGTGGCCCGAAAACCGCCATCGAAGACGCGATGGTTGATCTCTACCCCCATTGCACCTTCAATCTCAACCCGCGTGCCTCATCAATTGATACGCCACTGCATGCCTTTATTCCCTATCGTCATGTCGATCACATGCACCCCAATGCGGTGATCGCAATCGCTGCCTCGCGCAACGGCGAGCGGCTGACCCGCGAAATCTACGGCGATGAGGTGATTTGGACGCCGTGGCAGCGGCCCGGTTTTGATTTAGGCATGAAACTGGAACGGATTTGCCGCGAGCATCCGCAGGCGAAGGGGGTAATTTTGGGCGGGCACGGTTTGATCAATTGGGCGGATGATGATCAAGAGTGTTACGAGCGCACACTGACGTTGATCGAACGAGCCGCGCGCTATATCGAAGAGCGTGATCGTGGTGACGCGACCTTCGGCGGACCGAAGTATACCGCCTTACCGCTTGAAGCGCGACGAGCTACGCTCGCTGCAATCTTACCGTGGCTGCGTGGCCAAATCAGCCGCCAGCGCCGGTTTATCGCCACCATTCAAGACGATGAGCGTACTCTCCGCTTTGTGAACAGCGTCGATGCGCCGCGTTTGGCCGAGCTAGGCACCAGTTGCCCCGACCACTTCCTGCGCACCAAGATCAAACCGCTCTATATTGACTGGAACCCGCAAGCCGAGAGTCTGGCCGATCTGCGCCGCAAGCTGGCTGATGGCCTTGAAGGCTATCGAGCCGATTACACCCGCTACTACGAAACCCACCGCCGGCCCGACTCGCCGCCGATGCGCGATCCAAATCCGACCGTGATTCTGATTCCCGGTTTAGGCATGATTGCGTGGGGCAAAGACAAGAGCGAGTCGCGGGTGACCGCCGAGTTCTATACTGCGGCGATCGAGGTGATGCGCGGGGCCGAGGCGATTGATGAGTATGTGGCGCTGCCGTTGCAAGAGGCGTTTGATATCGAGTATTGGCAGCTCGAAGAGGCGAAGTTGCGCCGGATGCCGCCGGAAAAAGAGCTAGCCCGGCAGGTGATCGCAGTGGTGGGAGGCGGCAGTGGGATCGGGCGCGAGGTGGCGCTGCGTTTAGCCAACGAGGGGGCGCACATCGTGTGCGTTGACAAAGACGGCGCCGCAGCGCAGGCGACAGCGCAGGCTATCATTGACCGGCACGGTATGGGGATCGGCGTCGCTGGCAGCGATATTTCGGCCTGCGGCCCAGCCATTGGCTTGGTGGCCGATATTACCGACCGCGCGAGTGTGCGCGCGATGCTCCAGCAAGCGACGTTAGCCTATGGCGGCCTCGATGCGGTGGCCGTCACTGCTGGCATCTTCGTTTCCCCTGATGCCGAAGGCCGCATCCGCGACGAGCAGTGGGCTTTGACCTTTGCGATCAATGTTACCGGTCACTATCTGGTCGCCGATGAAGCGGCCAAAATCTGGCGCGAGCAGGGTTTGCCGGCCAGTCTTGTTTTGACCACCTCGGTCAATGCGGTGGTCGCCAAGAAGGGGTCGTTGGCCTATGATACCAGTAAAGCGGCGGCCAATCATCTCATCCGCGAACTTGCCATTGAACTCGCACCGTTAGTACGGGTCAACGGCGTCGCACCGGCGACGGTTGTGCAGGGCAGTGGTATGTTCCCTCGCGAGCGGGTGATTTCCTCACTCATCAAATACGGCATTCCTTTTTCCACCGACGAACCAACCGAGGCGCTGACCGAGAAACTGGCCCGCTTCTACGCCGAGCGGTCGTTGCTCAAGCGACCCATTACCCCCGTCGATCAGGCGGAAGCCTTCTTTCTCTTCCTCAGCCAACGGCTCAGCCAGACGACGGGACAGATTATTACGGTTGATGGCGGCTTACACGAAGCCTTTTTACGTTAA
- a CDS encoding DeoR/GlpR family DNA-binding transcription regulator, which translates to MVEHTNDTLPPEMRRSQIMALLQRYGQITVKWCAEQLGVSEVTIRSDFALLEREGLLRRVWGGAVLDRPLWPEGSFASRLKVCAAEKERIARVAAELINDGDTVMLDASTTAYAIARQIADRRNLTVITNGMHLALALGVNPAITTIVIGGQVRGDTGSLTGTLAEEMLQRLHADKGFFSARGLTVAKGLTESSIPEGLLKAEMVRHVDRVIAVLDSSKLGQTALTSFCPVEAIHHLITAGSEAAERTAPFTDFFPVTIV; encoded by the coding sequence ATGGTAGAACACACCAACGACACGCTCCCGCCGGAAATGCGACGCAGCCAGATAATGGCACTCCTCCAGCGGTATGGGCAGATCACGGTGAAATGGTGTGCCGAACAATTAGGGGTTTCGGAGGTCACTATTCGCAGCGATTTCGCCTTGCTTGAGCGCGAAGGTTTACTGCGGCGAGTCTGGGGTGGAGCGGTGCTTGACCGGCCACTGTGGCCCGAAGGCAGTTTTGCCTCACGGTTGAAGGTCTGTGCAGCGGAAAAAGAACGTATCGCCCGTGTAGCTGCCGAATTGATCAACGATGGTGATACGGTGATGCTCGATGCGAGTACAACTGCCTACGCGATAGCACGTCAGATCGCCGACCGCCGTAATCTGACCGTGATTACCAACGGTATGCACTTAGCGTTGGCTTTAGGGGTGAATCCGGCCATCACCACGATTGTGATCGGTGGGCAGGTGCGCGGTGATACCGGATCGTTAACCGGTACGCTCGCCGAAGAGATGTTGCAACGATTACACGCCGATAAAGGGTTCTTTTCGGCGCGTGGTCTGACGGTGGCAAAAGGGTTGACCGAAAGCTCAATTCCCGAAGGGTTGTTGAAGGCGGAAATGGTACGTCATGTCGATCGGGTGATCGCGGTGCTTGATAGTAGTAAACTCGGTCAGACGGCGCTTACGAGTTTTTGCCCGGTTGAGGCAATTCATCATCTGATAACTGCCGGCTCGGAAGCAGCCGAGCGAACGGCACCCTTCACCGACTTCTTTCCGGTCACGATCGTATAG